A stretch of Brassica rapa cultivar Chiifu-401-42 chromosome A08, CAAS_Brap_v3.01, whole genome shotgun sequence DNA encodes these proteins:
- the LOC103834487 gene encoding protein CYPRO4: MGAAHSHEDLEICESDEEEYEEYEERREQQEEEDEFVDSRDDDSFAPSSSRLPPSSSLDDVESKLRALKLKYPSTQQQAQTSTKLFRYINGNTPKAKWVTAEKLTSYSFVKTSQHDEDQDDDDDDRNRDSEKEWWVLKVGRSKIREKVSDEMQLKAYKDQRRVDFVAKGVWALRFGTVEDFNAFVRSYNNCLFENNHGVEFNEASKAKIFGKDFIGWANPEAADDSMWEDADDLLLNSPQSATPVRDTQDLTEAFEEATSEGIHSLALGALDNSFLVGGSGIQVFKNMRQGIQGKGVCVNFEDGYGGAHSAPRKALLMRAETNMLLMSPMSQNRGIHQLDIETGKVISEWKFEKDGVDISMSDITNDGKGAQLDPSASTFLGLDNNRLCRWDMRDRYGMVQDLATANAPVLSWAQGHQFSRGTNFQCFATTGDGSIVVGSLDGKIRLYSSNTMRQAKTAFPGLGAPVTHVDATYDGKWIVGTTDTYLIVICTLFTDKAGKTKTGFEGRMGNKIAAPRLLKLRPLDAHLAGSNNKFRNAQFSWVTEDGKQERHVVATVGKFSVIWNFQQVKNGSHECYHDQEGLKKCYCYKIVLRNESIVDSRFMNDNFAVSGSPEAPLVIATPMKVSSFSISSKR, from the exons ATGGGAGCAGCTCACAGTCACGAAGATCTAGAGATCTGTGAATCAGACGAAGAGGAATACGAAGAGTACGAAGAACGAAGAgaacaacaagaagaagaagacgagttCGTCGACTCCAGGGACGACGATTCGTTTGCCCCATCCTCCTCTCGTCTCCCTCCTTCATCATCTCTAGACGACGTCGAATCAAAGCTCCGAGCTTTAAAGCTCAAATACCCCTCAACCCAACAGCAAGCTCAAACCTCGACTAAGCTCTTCCGCTACATCAACGGAAACACCCCCAAAGCCAAATGGGTCACTGCCGAGAAGCTCACCTCTTACTCCTTCGTCAAGACCTCACAACACGACGAGGAtcaagacgacgacgacgacgatagGAATCGAGACTCGGAGAAGGAGTGGTGGGTTCTCAAAGTCGGGAGGAGCAAGATCCGTGAAAAGGTCTCCGACGAGATGCAGTTGAAGGCGTATAAAGACCAACGCCGTGTCGATTTCGTCGCTAAAGGAGTCTGGGCGTTGAGATTCGGCACCGTCGAAGACTTCAACGCCTTTGTGAGGAGCTACAACAACTGCTTGTTTGAGAACAATCACGGAGTTGAGTTCAACGAGGCGAGTAAAGCTAAGATCTTTGGTAAAGATTTCATCGGGTGGGCTAATCCTGAAGCTGCTGATGATTCCATGTGGGAAGACGCTGATGATCTACTGCTTAATAGTCCACAGTCCGCTACTCCGGTGAGAGATACGCAAGATCTCACGGAGGCTTTTGAGGAAGCTACGAGCGAGGGGATACATAGCTTAGCTCTAGGTGCGTTGGATAATAGTTTTTTAGTGGGTGGTTCTGGTATTCAGGTGTTCAAGAACATGAGGCAAGGGATTCAAGGGAAAGGTGTTTGTGTTAACTTTGAGGATGGTTACGGTGGGGCTCACTCTGCCCCGAGGAAGGCTCTTCTCATGAGAGCTGAGACTAATATGTTGTTAATGAGTCCCATGAGTCAGAACCGAGGGATCCATCAGCTTGATATTGAGACAGGGAAGGTTATCTCTGAGTGGAAGTTTGAGAAAGATGGAGTTGATATCTCTATGAGTGACATTACTAACGATGGTAAAGGTGCTCAGCTGGACCCGTCTGCGTCGACCTTTCTTGGTTTGGATAACAACAGGCTTTGCAGGTGGGATATGCGTGACAGGTATGGGATGGTTCAGGATCTCGCTACCGCGAATGCTCCGGTGTTGAGTTGGGCTCAGGGGCATCAGTTTTCTAGAGGGACTAACTTCCAGTGCTTTGCGACTACCGGTGATGGCTCGATTGTTGTTGGCTCTCTTGATGGGAAGATTAGACTCTACTCGAGCAACACTATGAGGCAGGCGAAGACGGCTTTCCCTGGACTTGGTGCGCCTGTGACTCATGTGGACGCTACTTACGATGGGAAGTGGATAGTTGGTACGACTGATACGTATTTGATTGTTATCTGTACCCTTTTCACTGACAAGGCTGGTAAGACAAAGACTGGGTTTGAGGGTCGCATGGGGAATAAGATTGCTGCACCAAGGTTGCTGAAGCTGAGACCTCTTGACGCCCATTTAGCTGGATCTAACAATAAGTTCCGCAATGCTCAGTTTTCATGG GTCACGGAGGATGGGAAACAAGAGCGTCATGTGGTGGCAACGGTTGGCAAATTCAGTGTGATATGGAACTTTCAACAAGTGAAGAATGGATCTCATGAATGCTACCATGACCAGGAAGGGCTGAAGAAATGCTACTGCTACAAGATAGTCCTTCGGAATGAATCTATTGTGGACAGCCGCTTCATGAACGACAACTTTGCTGTCTCTGGCTCACCTGAAGCGCCTCTGGTCATTGCAACTCCCATGAAAGTCAGCTCTTTCAGCATATCCAGCAAGCGATGA